The Dreissena polymorpha isolate Duluth1 chromosome 10, UMN_Dpol_1.0, whole genome shotgun sequence genome includes a region encoding these proteins:
- the LOC127849210 gene encoding cilia- and flagella-associated protein 251-like, giving the protein MNPKTMQNFRRTYAVPYNFHKACHEEEHAENEQVGVEKQEKKDEDQKEEEVNQEEKEEEKGEDEKQEEDNEEVKKEHEEEENTDEQGEGQAEVKQGYLNDEEEFDQMYQEKQEKKEKEQEREQEEEQEEERDEEKDEEKKLGAEEQYEEQYEEEEHEEKQEEEQEEEQEEKQEEEHEEEKEEEQDEDQEEEQEEDQEEEAEQEEEQEEEQAESQEKEQGEARL; this is encoded by the exons ATGAATCCAAAGACCAT GCAAAACTTCAGACGAACCTATGCAGTGCCGTATAATTTTCATAAAGCATGCCATGAGGAGGAGCATGCAGAGAACGAGCAGGTGGGGGTGGAGAAGCAGGAGAAGAAGGATGAGGATCAGAAGGAGGAGGAGGTTAAtcaggaggagaaggaggaggagaaggGAGAAG ACGAGAAGCAGGAGGAGGATAATGAGGAGGTGAAAAAGGAGCATGAAGAGGAGGAAAATACGGACGAGCAGGGGGAGGGGCAGGCGGAAGTGAAGCAGGGTTATCTGAATGATGAGGAGGAGTTCGATCAGATGTATCAGGAGAAACAGGAGAAGAAGGAGAAGGAGCAGGAAAGGGAGCAGGAAGAGGAGCAGGAAGAGGAGCGGGATGAGGAAAAGGATGAGGAGAAAAAATTAGGAGCA GAGGAGCAGTACGAGGAGCAGTACGAGGAGGAGGAGCATGAGGAGAAGCaggaggaggagcaggaggaggagcaggaggagAAGCAGGAGGAGGAGcatgaggaggagaaggaggaggagcaggATGAGGATCAGGAGGAGGAACAGGAGGAGGATCAGGAGGAGGAGGCGGAGCAAgaggaggagcaggaggaggagCAGGCGGAGAGTCAGGAAAAGGAGCAGGGGGaagc ACGTCTCTAA
- the LOC127849211 gene encoding uncharacterized protein LOC127849211 produces the protein MAKNRVAPLKTLTLPQLELMAALIGARLSSHLQKSIPPQKVTFWSDSQIVLHWLTTSKSLKRFVQNRVDEIHQLTDQSPWRYCPTHENPADLLTRGVSADTYLDNQLWNAGPTWLPHSEEWPTWKYDQSILQKTSESEDTSSQQATNVVTLNCTEITGVHRAINIEKYSTYLKLLRVTAYVHRFIRNCRRPRDERLTNSLSATELKEAEVKWLRSCQTTNFQDEVENLQSNSTRLPLVKQLRLYLDQQGLLRCGGRIHNAPLEYDVKFPYLLPKKHVLTKLIVFDDHKNQLHSGVNSTITQIRQKYWIPSIRQCVRSLLMTCIQCTRVTGRPYAAPDPPPLPKVRVSEAPPFSVTGVDFTGALFVKNATGSETKCYICLFTCASTRAVHLEVVQDLSTDSFLQAFRRFASRKSLPMVMISDNATTYIAAANHLKKLFNSQVVQEELSRKGTEWRFIPKRAPWYGVF, from the coding sequence ATGGCAAAGAACAGAGTAGCGCCACTAAAGACATTAACCCTACCCCAACTTGAACTGATGGCAGCATTGATTGGAGCAAGACTTTCATCCCACCTACAAAAGTCCATACCCCCACAGAAAGTGACATTTTGGTCAGACAGCCAGATTGTACTCCACTGGCTAACTACATCCAAATCATTGAAACGCTTTGTCCAAAACCGAGTAGACGAAATCCACCAGCTAACAGATCAATCACCATGGAGGTATTGCCCCACCCATGAAAACCCAGCAGATTTACTGACACGTGGTGTATCAGCAGATACCTACCTTGACAACCAGTTATGGAACGCCGGTCCGACATGGTTACCTCACTCAGAAGAATGGCCTACTTGGAAATACGACCAGTCAATCCTGCAGAAGACATCCGAAAGTGAAGACACGAGTTCTCAGCAGGCGACAAATGTGGTAACGTTAAATTGCACGGAGATCACGGGCGTTCATAGAGCCATCAACATAGAGAAGTACAGTACTTACCTGAAATTACTTCGCGTCACCGCTTATGTACACAGATTCATCCGCAACTGCAGAAGACCAAGAGATGAAAGACTAACCAACAGCTTGTCAGCAACAGAACTAAAAGAGGCAGAAGTTAAATGGCTGAGATCGTGTCAAACAACCAACTTTCAAGATGAAGTAGAAAATCTTCAATCAAACAGTACCCGTTTACCGCTTGTTAAGCAACTTAGATTGTACCTGGACCAGCAAGGATTACTTCGTTGTGGTGGTAGAATTCATAACGCCCCCTTGGAGTATGATGTCAAATTTCCCTACCTCTTACCAAAGAAACATGTCCTGACCAAATTGATTGTGTTCGATGACCACAAGAACCAACTTCATTCCGGAGTTAACAGCACCATTACACAGATCAGACAGAAGTACTGGATACCATCCATCCGCCAGTGTGTAAGATCGTTACTAATGACATGTATACAGTGTACCAGAGTAACCGGAAGACCCTATGCAGCACCAGACCCACCTCCCCTCCCCAAAGTCAGAGTAAGCGAAGCCCCACCCTTCAGCGTCACAGGTGTAGATTTCACTGGCGCATTATTTGTAAAGAACGCTACCGGAAGTGAAACGAAATGCTACATCTGCCTTTTTACATGCGCATCAACAAGAGCCGTCCATTTGGAAGTTGTACAAGACCTATCAACCGACTCGTTCCTTCAAGCGTTCCGTAGATTTGCCAGCCGGAAGTCGTTGCCCATGGTGATGATATCAGACAATGCTACGACTTATATTGCTGCTGCTAATCACCTTAAGAAGCTATTCAACTCCCAAGTCGTACAAGAGGAGCTCAGCAGAAAGGGAACAGAGTGGCGATTTATTCCCAAACGTGCACCATGGTACGGTGTTTTTTAG